A window of the Pseudoalteromonas sp. A25 genome harbors these coding sequences:
- a CDS encoding energy-coupling factor ABC transporter permease gives MWLTLTAAALFVATLNKQTYTALLCRPARQTGLFACSLCIALLWQIKAGILENLNIHILGITAVTLVMGWRLACLSALLASILLVNFSDLTVGQLPEFLTFTAFLPIYLSYSIYLLCYKFLPRHFFIYIFVCAFLCAGFVGAAKILLSSGYFYLSGMYDLATLKANYMFYAVIMWFPEAMLNGMAITLLITYRPHWVKTFYDQEYLSR, from the coding sequence ATGTGGCTTACTTTGACAGCGGCGGCACTTTTTGTCGCCACACTTAACAAACAAACCTACACAGCCTTGCTCTGTCGCCCAGCAAGGCAAACAGGCCTATTTGCTTGTTCGCTTTGTATCGCATTACTTTGGCAAATAAAGGCTGGCATATTAGAAAACCTCAATATTCATATATTGGGGATAACAGCAGTAACTTTAGTTATGGGTTGGCGTTTAGCCTGCTTAAGCGCGCTACTTGCAAGTATACTGCTAGTTAACTTTAGCGACTTAACTGTGGGCCAACTACCTGAGTTTTTAACCTTCACCGCATTTTTACCGATATACCTCAGTTATAGTATTTATTTATTGTGCTATAAGTTTTTGCCTAGGCACTTTTTTATTTACATTTTTGTATGCGCTTTTTTGTGTGCAGGTTTTGTTGGCGCAGCCAAAATACTTTTAAGCAGTGGTTACTTTTATCTAAGTGGAATGTATGATCTCGCCACTTTAAAAGCAAATTACATGTTTTATGCCGTTATCATGTGGTTTCCCGAAGCCATGTTAAATGGTATGGCCATCACATTGCTCATTACCTATCGCCCTCATTGGGTAAAAACTTTCTATGATCAGGAATACCTAAGCCGATGA
- the xthA gene encoding exodeoxyribonuclease III: protein MKVISFNINGLRARLHQLQAIIDKHQPDIIGLQEIKVHDEAFPVEDVEAMGYHVYFHGQKAHYGVALLSKTPAKHLQKGFLTDTDDSQKRMIIGSFDSSTGEEVTVMNGYFPQGDNINHEIKFPYKRQFYADLMTHLEAHCNNEQALIVMGDINISPTDLDIGIGEANRKRWLKTGKCSFQPEERQWLDTLLSWGLKDTFRELKPEDTQQYSWFDYRSRGFDDNRGLRIDVILATSMLMEKCTQSDIDYELRGIEKPSDHAPIWAKFNI, encoded by the coding sequence ATGAAAGTTATTTCTTTTAATATCAATGGATTAAGAGCTAGACTCCATCAACTACAAGCTATCATTGACAAGCATCAGCCCGACATCATAGGCTTGCAAGAAATCAAAGTACATGATGAAGCTTTTCCGGTAGAAGATGTAGAAGCGATGGGGTATCACGTCTATTTTCATGGTCAAAAAGCACATTATGGCGTTGCTTTACTGTCGAAGACGCCCGCAAAACATCTTCAAAAAGGTTTTTTAACTGATACCGACGACTCTCAAAAGCGCATGATTATTGGCAGTTTTGATAGCTCTACAGGCGAAGAAGTTACGGTGATGAATGGCTATTTCCCTCAAGGTGATAATATTAATCATGAAATAAAGTTTCCCTATAAACGCCAGTTTTACGCCGACCTTATGACCCACCTAGAAGCGCACTGCAACAATGAGCAGGCCCTAATAGTGATGGGCGACATTAATATTTCTCCAACTGATCTAGACATTGGTATTGGAGAAGCCAATCGTAAACGCTGGCTTAAAACTGGTAAGTGTTCTTTTCAACCAGAAGAGCGCCAATGGTTAGATACGCTTTTGTCTTGGGGTCTCAAAGATACATTTAGAGAGCTAAAACCAGAAGATACACAGCAATATTCTTGGTTTGACTACCGTTCGCGCGGCTTTGATGACAATAGAGGACTTCGAATTGATGTCATTCTAGCTACAAGCATGCTGATGGAAAAATGTACGCAAAGTGACATAGACTATGAGCTGCGCGGTATTGAAAAACCGTCAGATCATGCTCCTATATGGGCTAAGTTTAACATTTAA
- a CDS encoding substrate-binding domain-containing protein, with amino-acid sequence MLWPVKKVTWKVVLAVSTFSLFSVSNAFAEVAIIVHPSNASSFDQETIKKIFLGKTKSFSNGRSAILISASSGDPATDEFNTKVIGKSSSQVKAYWSKILFTGKGTPPQEMDSAGDIISAVSSNPDAIGYVDASAATDAVKVVATF; translated from the coding sequence ATGTTATGGCCTGTAAAAAAAGTAACGTGGAAAGTTGTTCTTGCAGTTTCCACTTTTAGTCTGTTCAGTGTTTCTAACGCTTTTGCAGAGGTAGCGATCATTGTTCACCCAAGCAATGCATCTTCCTTTGATCAAGAAACAATCAAGAAAATATTTTTGGGGAAAACAAAGTCGTTTTCCAATGGTAGATCAGCCATTCTAATCAGTGCTAGTTCTGGCGACCCCGCAACCGATGAGTTCAATACAAAGGTCATAGGCAAGTCGAGTAGTCAGGTCAAAGCTTACTGGTCAAAAATTTTATTTACGGGTAAAGGTACCCCTCCTCAAGAGATGGATTCAGCAGGTGATATCATTTCTGCAGTTTCTTCTAATCCAGATGCCATTGGCTATGTCGACGCAAGCGCTGCAACTGATGCAGTAAAAGTCGTTGCAACATTTTAA
- the rlmA gene encoding 23S rRNA (guanine(745)-N(1))-methyltransferase — protein MTLLYQCPLCSMALEQQKQSLCCENRHQFDFAKEGYINLLPVQNKKSKQPGDNLQMVQARRAFFATDHYLFLQQAIVDLICRYQPKCVIDLGCGEGFYTHAVANAVSQQDDTQIYGVDISKSAVKYAAKRYKNVHFSVASIKQTPFADRAADVMLSVFAPIFENELYRLSANNGKLLIVSPGPKHLFELKQFIYDDVQLHEPVTAPKGFVLKNHTLIEQKQTIEAKVIEHLIQMTPFAWKFKDVHYQLINERTSHEVTLSFYLSEFEKG, from the coding sequence ATGACTCTACTGTATCAGTGCCCTTTATGCTCAATGGCACTAGAGCAACAAAAGCAAAGCTTATGTTGTGAAAATCGCCACCAATTTGACTTTGCTAAAGAAGGCTACATTAATCTACTACCAGTACAAAATAAGAAATCCAAACAACCCGGCGATAATTTACAAATGGTGCAAGCTCGACGAGCATTTTTTGCAACTGATCACTATTTATTCTTACAACAAGCTATCGTCGATTTAATTTGTCGTTACCAGCCAAAATGTGTGATTGACTTAGGGTGCGGTGAAGGCTTTTACACGCACGCTGTGGCTAATGCAGTATCTCAACAAGACGATACCCAAATATATGGTGTAGACATATCTAAATCGGCAGTAAAGTATGCAGCCAAACGCTATAAAAATGTTCACTTTAGCGTAGCGTCAATAAAACAAACGCCCTTTGCGGATAGGGCTGCAGACGTTATGCTCAGCGTGTTCGCCCCTATTTTTGAAAATGAGTTGTATCGATTATCTGCAAACAACGGAAAATTGCTAATTGTTAGCCCAGGTCCCAAGCATCTGTTCGAATTAAAGCAATTTATTTATGATGATGTACAGTTACACGAGCCGGTAACCGCCCCCAAAGGGTTTGTACTTAAAAATCATACACTGATTGAACAAAAGCAAACAATAGAAGCAAAGGTCATTGAACACTTAATACAAATGACCCCATTTGCGTGGAAATTTAAAGACGTTCATTATCAGTTGATAAATGAACGCACAAGTCACGAAGTCACACTCTCTTTTTATCTGAGCGAGTTTGAAAAAGGCTAA
- the yfbV gene encoding terminus macrodomain insulation protein YfbV, protein MQNSLISQVQLGRQYAKEWPMRKELAPMFAEFRVIKATELSLSVMPILAIFSVFFQTSQLGMQYLPQAIAIALFFLSLPVQGLLWLGKRCETPLNPSLCTWYNELYHKMVENGYDRPIASRKPRYRDLAKLLTDMFNKMDKAFTKEQL, encoded by the coding sequence ATGCAAAATAGTCTTATTTCACAAGTGCAGCTTGGACGCCAATACGCAAAGGAGTGGCCGATGCGCAAAGAGCTTGCGCCAATGTTTGCGGAATTTAGAGTGATTAAAGCAACCGAATTATCTCTGTCGGTAATGCCTATTTTGGCGATATTTTCGGTGTTTTTTCAAACAAGTCAGCTGGGTATGCAATATTTACCGCAGGCGATTGCAATTGCTTTGTTTTTTCTTTCTCTACCCGTTCAAGGACTACTGTGGTTGGGTAAACGTTGTGAGACGCCACTGAATCCCTCTCTTTGCACTTGGTACAATGAGCTTTACCACAAGATGGTTGAAAATGGCTACGACAGACCTATCGCGTCAAGAAAGCCACGTTACAGAGATTTGGCTAAGCTGTTGACAGATATGTTTAATAAAATGGACAAGGCATTCACAAAAGAGCAGCTCTAG
- a CDS encoding acetate kinase, producing the protein MSSSHVLVLNCGSSSLKFAIIDVHTGSEVLSGLAECLAEQQPLIKYKYDGSKQTITLDKGDAHQVAIARLVELVKQLGLDEQLIAVGHRVVHGGEHFTHSVLITNDVLQAIKQTSTLAPLHNPANLLGIEAAQAAFSTLPQVAVFDTAFHQTMAPQAFLYALPYALYKSHGIRRYGFHGTSHYYVSTQAHQLLELDANNSRLISAHLGNGCSVTAIKNGQSVDTSMGLTPLEGLMMGTRSGDIDPGIFAFLVNQLKYSPTQVDLLLNKQSGLLGISELSNDCRTIEEAAANGHEQAQLALDIFCYRLAKQIAAFAVPLGGLDALIFTGGIGENSDTIRAKVVSQLSFLGLQLDNDKNLSARFGQQGVITSGELPCAIVIPTNEEWVIATDAATIAKEQ; encoded by the coding sequence ATGTCATCTTCCCATGTTCTGGTTTTAAACTGTGGTAGTTCAAGTCTTAAGTTTGCTATCATCGATGTTCACACTGGTTCAGAGGTGCTCTCAGGGCTAGCTGAGTGCCTTGCAGAGCAGCAGCCGCTCATAAAGTATAAATACGATGGCTCCAAACAAACGATCACGCTCGATAAAGGCGATGCACACCAAGTTGCCATCGCACGGTTAGTCGAACTCGTTAAGCAGCTTGGACTCGACGAACAGCTTATTGCTGTAGGTCACCGAGTTGTTCATGGTGGAGAACACTTCACGCATTCTGTGCTGATAACGAACGATGTGCTGCAAGCCATTAAACAAACTAGTACGTTGGCACCTTTACATAACCCTGCGAACTTACTTGGCATAGAAGCGGCGCAAGCTGCGTTTTCAACTTTACCTCAGGTCGCCGTTTTCGACACCGCATTTCATCAAACTATGGCACCACAAGCGTTTTTGTATGCTCTACCCTACGCGCTGTATAAAAGCCATGGGATTCGTCGCTATGGCTTTCATGGCACCAGTCATTATTATGTATCGACCCAAGCACATCAACTTTTAGAGTTAGATGCAAATAATTCTCGCCTGATCAGCGCTCATTTAGGCAATGGTTGCTCTGTCACTGCAATTAAAAACGGTCAATCAGTCGACACAAGTATGGGCCTCACCCCACTGGAAGGACTCATGATGGGCACTCGCAGTGGTGATATTGACCCAGGTATATTCGCATTTTTAGTGAATCAATTAAAATACTCACCAACTCAAGTAGACCTTTTGCTTAATAAACAAAGCGGCCTACTTGGGATCAGTGAACTCTCAAATGATTGCAGAACGATTGAAGAAGCCGCTGCAAACGGCCATGAGCAAGCACAACTAGCACTAGATATTTTCTGCTACCGCCTAGCCAAACAAATAGCCGCATTTGCAGTGCCACTAGGCGGACTTGATGCACTAATTTTTACCGGTGGTATTGGCGAAAACTCCGATACCATCCGTGCCAAAGTCGTTTCTCAACTGAGCTTTTTAGGCTTGCAGTTAGACAATGATAAAAATCTCAGTGCTAGGTTTGGCCAACAAGGCGTTATCACATCGGGCGAACTGCCTTGTGCAATCGTCATCCCAACCAATGAAGAGTGGGTCATTGCAACGGATGCAGCAACCATCGCGAAGGAGCAATAG